GAATACATATACGCAAAATgtcaaaactttataaataatataactTACTGTTTATATTTATGTGCAAACATCTGAATGCAGATACATCACACCAACTATAGTTTAACCAATATGCCACTTAATTGTTAAAGAAATAAGAACACATCTCTCGCCCCTCCTCTTCCAAATTAAAAAGGTCATAATACCAGTAGgtcatacatttattttctgaattacATCATTTCTCTTGGTCACTAAATAGCATTCagatatcaaaatttgaatctacCTATGACTATACGCATCCTTTAGAAGAGCTATTGCTTAGTAAATATCACTGCTGGCAcataaaaatctaataaaaatcaaaacgtATAAAAATGCAACTGATTTACTtgcattcttattttttttatacaccaGAAAAATCTTAAGTACATGTGGTGTTGACCAAGTATTATAGCTACTATTTCATTTCAACACTAAATCACCAGCAACAAATTGTACAAGCACGCAAGTTTCTTTCAATAAAGATTGTTTGAGAAAACTGCATTGCAATACTAGTAAGTACAACAGTATTAAATAATTTGGCAAGCTTTGCACAACCTAACCAATGATGGCAATTATCTTCATCTAAACAATTTCTTCTGAACAAGTACCGGTAAGTTTTTTTTCCCTGCACTAATAATTTGCTTACCTGTACAACTTACTCCTTTTATTTACCAAAGTAGTGCAAAACATCCCAAGATTCTGCTGGACTGGCACAGTTCAGTGCAAACTTCAAGGATATCAGACTTGGgcatggataaaaaaaaaattctttctggaattctttaaacagtcagacTTGTATTACCTGAAGATAAGCGGTGACAAATGTAAAGGGCTCTTTCTTTTTACCAAGATATCTTAGAACAACAAGTACTTTGCAAATACATGTCTGACTTTCATACATTCAATGAACACTTCACTTCTTTATCAACAGAGGTAGCACCTAGAGTACAGACTGCTGAATTTTGATAGTCTCAATAGTGCAAATACTTCAATGTATCAATACCAACGGCCatgatttcaaaaacatatcttTCTTTCAAAAGTGCGTTTTGCTTACATTACACCTGAAAAGAGAAGTACCCTGTTTGTTTGCTTTCTAAATTTGTAACATCTAAAATTAGCCAGAGCTCTTACCTTAACCATtcctgatttttaaaagataatcaCATCCTCATCGAGTGGATGATACTTGGCATCCACTACATTCAGAATTTCATATCTCTACAAAAAGTGTAAAGCAAATATTTACCCAAAATccatattgaaatattattttcaacttTGCTACCTAAATGTTCGATAATTGTCAAGTTATCAGACAAACACTTAGTTTTGTTCTTGACCTggagtttaaaaatcaattcaaatcAATTCCAGGTTACCTTTAcggtaaacaattttaaagtaagtgaaataaattattattgcCTTTAATTGTCCCATTTCAAGtatactttttttaaactttaaaacagTACTTTTAAAAggacaaaaaatttaaatggaataaatattgagtttgattttttttatattttccatgttcaaatcaattaacagaaatgaatgaaaattatattcaggtgtcattaaaaaattgtatttgtataCCGATTTTGGTCGAGACTCAATTGACTTTCAAAAAATACATACCTCGGTAAATAAAGTCATACTGTATTAATATGCATAACTTTCAACGTGATTATCTACATGTAAcccataaattcataaaatttattattgCTTAGAGTCtataaaaacttacaaaaatgtttaaataaaaaaaataataaaatgtaacCTTTACTAGTTAAGTTCATATTATAAATTTGGTAACTACattgtactgtggaatcatttttatttgtgggTGGTCAGCCAAATTGTTCCTAGTTCAAGGGGACGTGCATGTGTATAATTTCATTGGTAATTAgttcatgataaaataattaagtaCTGTGGggtcattaaatttcgtgggggccaattttcgtggattgcttaaattttactggttcttggggacgtaatttcgtgtattctctaaAACCTACAAAGGAAATGTGACTtgattaccctaatttatttattcgtggaggatgttaattcgtggatgagaggtacccatgaattccacgaaaattgagtcaccacgaaatctaatgattccatagtattaaacaaatgtttgcatatacatTCATGGGCAAGGGTTATCCACAAAAAGCCATGAACATTGGTCCCACATGAACAATGTCAGATGATTCCAAAGTATATGTTATTCTTCCCTTGAAATAGGAATCTCTTGCCATTCTCAGATATCCACAggaaatatgaaagaaaaaatcatttacatttataaaGCATAAAAGTCCCtttttgtgtataaaaaaaaaatatggtcaaTTGTGCAAACAGTTCAATTGGTGCTTTTTTCATACCAGAGCTTGGGTTACTGAAAACATCCCATTCATACAGCTTCTAGCAAAATTTATGGATAATTTCCTGTCCATTATCGTTCCATACACAATGCATTTTAGagtgtttttataattaattacattCATTGACTGGTTTATATGACAATCGTTCAAAAAGCCAAACATTCTTGATTCAAGTAAATaacacaaagaaataaaaattatacagGTATAATGCTGCAGCGTTTTATAAATTCATAGAAATCCCAACAATATAATAATCCAGCTTCGATTCCTGTcatacatttaaatttaatctcTACATGAGGACCGGACCCGCTATAGTGGTGGTTCGATCATCGACAGTGCTGCATTCTAATTTTCAGTGCAATGCAATGAATGCACATCGTGTGAAGTCATTGTCTCGTGTAAAAATTAAGCAATGTGTAAGCCCTTTTAATGTCAGTTATAAAACATAGTCTAGGATTTAAATACCTGGGAAATTTTACTCTATTTCTTAACATCTAGCATCTATGACAGCCTAGTTCCATGCTTTTTAGACTTTTGGCGGGAATTTTCTTTAGGAATATCACACCCGacgtcaataaaaataaaattttattttactttgttatattTTGTAGATAACGTTCAGTTCGTAACatcttttcaatattaaaagattttaaaggttaataaaactcaatatttttaaaattatcattattattacatgtaataatatttttatttttttttaggaaaatggGATTTGGTAATATAAAACTGGCGAATCCCTTCTATGCTGTCTTTGACATGCATTTAAGGCATCAGGGTCATTTCAAGAAATCcacaataacttttaaaaattcatatcaaaGAATCATGTAGcttaaactaaaacaattcttgaatCATTAcccttatatttacatgtaatttacatcaTGTTACATGCAGATAGTAAATTAGACTaggataaattaaaaaaaactgtagaAAATGTGGCAAATTTTATTACAGTGATTTATCTTTCTTCActtccatacatgtatattgtatacgGTAAGCTAATCTAAATATAAgacgaaaaaaaataaacaaaatgtgcATTTAAGCACATAGAAAATACAATTCAGTTCAAATCCCTGCTCCATTTACAAGTTTCTAAGTATATATGCCGGTTGATACAAGTAAAATATACTACAGTACAATGAATCTATAAATTagcattataaaattaaatagaagcttttatcatttaatttaacaAGTTCTTTGGCTAAAACACTCAtcaacattaattttcttttttcagaatCCTTAATgacatgaaaaagaaatattggtGAATAAGTTTAATTCATCGAAATCGTTTTCCATTGAGAAGTCTTATTttctataacaaaatattaaagtaaTAATGTCAGAGAAACTGTTTCAGTGAAGAGATTTAAGTATAAGATTTAGTCTTTCTCTTCAGTGtaagattttactttttgaaGAACACGTATGCCTAATTCATTATACAACATGTTTATGCTGTAGATTCCATATTTAACACGAGTACTTATTATAATTAATTCCTTTGTTTTGTATCTAATCttgagaaaatgaaatcatcagCTTCAAACTTCAATTATGATTTTATATAGTTAAATGCCAAAAAATAGTCTGAGACTCAGGAGTCAGGGCAATTTTACAGACTTGTATTCAAAAAACCTCCCACCAAAAAGGGTTTGATATATAAgtttgatataccggtataagTTTGAATATAATCTTGTAAACCAATTCATTACCATTCTGGACTCAAACAGTTGGAATTTACCAGATAATGTATGTCAGCCAGTATtacaaattctataaaaaattcttaaaaaacaatgaCTTATAAAACTTCTTAATACACTGTacttatgaaaatatataaacttaacaatatacaaaaaaggcaacaacaacaaaaattaacaaatatgactagcaattttcaatataaaaaatctttgtGAACATCAACTTggcacaaaaaaaaattgttgtcttCTATATGTATTTCTCATGATGTTGATATGACTTTGAAAACATGTGATGGAAACTCTGTCGAATCAAGAAAATCATCCTTGAGtgctcttaattttattttttcatatatgttCAAATGCCAGCATCAACTTACAACCccaaataattctaattaattaCAGTCAATATCACaaagttgtttacaaatatcaatcTTATTGATGAACTGTTAATAAATCATATCTctgaaggataaaaaaaaaaaacaaaacaagcattctgatcTAAAGCTTGTCTACTATAAAACATGTcagatttttataaagaaaatatttctgGATGTTTGAGCACATAGATAAaaacatatcaattttataGTGTCTTATTACTAGGGTGCCATACTCTCAATATTTCAATTGGAATGATGTCATCATAATGAAAGATTTTTTCAGAGGGTGGATCCAATATTTCATACCGAAGCCCTTTATTGcctgtaaaaaataaacatgaaattgaAAACTTATTGTAAATggataaacaaatattttagcaGTGATTTCTTTTCAAAGATATGTATCGTTTGTCTTCAAAATTCTTACCCAGTGCCACTAGAAAATGGTCTCTTGTGTCTTCATTTCTTACAGTGGAGGCAATGTATGCCACCGGCCAAGACCCAAAAGTACCTGACAAAAACTGATACAACACCTGTACTAGGAATGGAATGATCGATTTATCATAAACCACATCTGCAAAACAATATTATaggttgtttaattttttggctTCACAATAACTTAGCTGCATGCACAGCTATCCACTATAGATTAAGAAGTTTAAGATCCAGTACTGCAAAAGAAcacattttccaaaaaaattgaaataccgGGTAATGTTTAATTGTGGTTTTTAAGGGTTTCAAGAACCATATGTATACTGCTTTGTATTTTACCTTTTACCAgtagaatttgttttaaaaactccTATCTTTCTGAGAATAGAGTGCAAATTGAATTAGTAAATTCGGAGTTATTCCCCTTACCTGCAGCAAGTATGACATCTGGCTGAATCTTGCACAAATCTTTCTGATTACAGAACTCCCAATTAAACTTCATTAGTCTGATTGAATCACTGTGGTTCAGAGTGTATACATTAGAATTGTTCAGTGGTGACCAATGGGAGTTGGAGGAAAGGAAATGGTCATTACTGTTACTCACTTCCTCTTCCTGCTCTGAACCTACTTCCTGTTCATCAACTTCCCTTTCCATGGTGTCTGTTGATGACACCATGGAATTGTAGCTGATCTGCATGATTTCACAACTATCCTCCATCACCAATTCTTTGCTCACACTCAGTTGTCTTTTGatctttttcaacattttcctgTCTTTGCACTCACTGTTTTCCAGAAAAGTAGGGCATTCCAAAGAATATTGTTCATTCAGGAAATtgatttcaatgtttttcatcAGAAGGAATAAGACTTGTGGATGAAAGTCACTAAAAGTGAAGGAGTCTAGCTTACACTGTTTACATAATGCTACTCCAAGAAAACCAAGTCCACTGCCAAGCTCCAACACATTCCTGAAGAAGcacatgtttacaaaatatttcatcaaacCTGTAATGTTGCAACccaaaaaaaacctttaagaAATACAATAATCAtacaaattaaacttttttttaatatgcgtTTCGATCTAACAAGagataatcatgataaaaaggATAATATCATTATGCATTTTGTATATATGCAGGGTGAATTTTCAATGATGTGGCTTGAGACAGTGCAGTGAGGGTAAATGGGTACATAGTTGCCGTTTAAGGTATCACATGTGGTGAAAGAAGACACCTTACTTGTTTTTAAGTAGAGATTCCTGTTCAAAACACCATTCTGATAAATGCAGGGCAGCCTGAAAAAAATTTAGCTAGTAttcaatatatgtaaaattcTGCAACTTTAAGTCAGAATTATTCAGTTATACACATATATCTCGAATAAACATTATATAACAcatataataatacatataataataataataagtacTGGTGctcaaaatacaaaacatttttaacagcTGATGATTCCATTACTTATGGCCTTTATTCATGTTAACAGATGAAGCTGTCTCTTTGGACCAGTTGAGTAAAATCACCCAGAATTTAGGATTTTCCACTGACGTACCTGCCAGGTGCTAAGTCCGGTAGTACCCTGTGAGATGATGTGCACAGACTCTTGGAGATTCACTATTTCCTTGTTGGGCTAGAATACACATAAGTTATATTTCttcaaacaaattaacaaaCTACCATTACATAGCTTTTTTAAAGccacatgtataaataaatctCATTTCCTTACTAAAGCACCAATCTTATCAAATGTTATTgtgctaaataaaaaaatgaaatttaatctaTAGTTTTCCAATAAGATAATATGCAGCAAGTTGCCAACCATTCTCAATTTTCAGGGGAAAAACCACCTAAAGTACATGCAGGATGGACTTCGTGAAAGAAGAATAAATGGGGAGAATGAAAGCCTGTGCTTCTCATAAATAGGAGTTTTCCCCCTCACCAAGAAGTATGACTTGTAACAGAGACTGTCCTCTTCTTCTTCCGTTTCCTGAAGAAGATCGGTGTACAACTCGTAGATCTCATCACAGAGCTCAACGTCACTGTCCTCAAGCTGAAACATGCCGTATTGATTCTAGttgaaaaatgtttcatttttttatgaaaagtgaAGATTTGTTAAATTTCCCTTGCCTTTCACCAAAACCTAAAACAATTTCAGGTTGTATTTAGTGTCTGTAATAAGAcccttttttgaaacacaagtGTTGAAAGATTATAGTTCAGAAACACAACCCCATTAATTGAAACTAGAATTACTTGCAAATAAATAATGCCAAGAGGGGACATTCAATTAGctaaaaatttaacagttttatttttccttCACAAGATGTATGGATAAAATCAAACTGCAATGCATTCTTAAATGCTTACCTTTTGAATCAGGTATTTCACAAACGCCCTCCGATAGCTTAGAGATGTTGGGTACTTATTACATAGGGTGCTGGAGACAGTTGCCTCAAGCACAGCTTGTTGATCCTCAATCCCTATATTCCCAAGACAAAGGGATTTTTCCTTCAAACACAATTCACCATAAATAAGATAATATTCaaatggaaaataaacaataataccATGTACTTGACAATTCAACTTAAACATTCTCAAAAACAGTAAttgtttgaataccggtgccagatagcTTAGGTGGTAGAGCACCCGATTAGAGATACAAGGAGCCTGTGTTCAAATTCTGGTCTGgtccatcattatttctcccatcccattaCAGATGTTTATTGTACATGATATTTACAATTGTAATAGGAATGGAAGAATGAACATATAAATACAATTCAAACATATGGCTGGACTGcaaattgaacccgggacccctgcaactctagtcaggaCCTCTACCACTGACCTACCTAGGCCAATATCCATGGTTCATATAGAATAATTTCAAGATagtttttttaaggttttataACGATATACTAGTATCAGGTTACATATTAGATATATGAAGTTAAAAATGACCTATGAAATCATGTACACCGTGACTTTAGGGGGACTTGCcaatcccgttagtatatatgTCCCTGCCTATACACGACCCATGAGcacaaatatatatgtttggaatatacatgtatttatcattgtaagattaaatgaaaggtTCAAACATTAATACATAACCAATTTGTTATGTACTTATGAAAACaatctttaaattaaatatatctatttgttaaaaaaaaaaaattctctacaaagtttctggcactatatttttgGTCGCAGAAGCTGTTCCATGTACAAACAAatacttcatacaaataaaaaacagtataaatataaattaacaaaTCTAAAGAAAGtgcatttttctttcaaattaaagaTGTTCATTTGTGGTGGTCCTGGCGATAGCGGGTAAAAATTGTCTGGCTACCGCCTGAACTTGCTGACATTGGATGTTGGAATTCTCAAGCTTCGGTCCGTTACTGCGGGATAAACCGCATTTTCGCAGGACAAATAGAGTTTGAGCAAATAGTACTTAATGGTACTGATGTCATACCGCTGTATCCCGATGACAAATGAGGCTGTCCTTGAGGCAATGAAACTGATTGACGAGGAGTGGGCTTACCTGTAACGCAAGCGTAACTAGTTTGAGACACCATAGTTCGATCTGGAGGAAGGCAAAGGTTCAGCACTGGACCTGGAGGACAGGGCCTCCCCACTACCGCCTGCTGATTACCAGCTACCCTGACTTCCTGCAGCTGAGGCTTATCACTCCCTAACATGCCTGCTAACATCTGGGTAATATTACTTAGCTGAGTACCCATATACCTGTCATTGGAGCCTAACTGGGACGTCACACTAGACTCTAGTGTGCTTATATCTCCCCGCAGAGCTCCAATGTCCTGACCTAGGCTATAGACcagagttggggtcaattactttgaaaagtaattaattactttcaaatacattgacaattttatcaattacttgcaattacaattacattgattttttaaaatgtaattaattactctcaattactttgataaatgtaattaattacatttcaaatactttagttttattttttcaaatcttgagaacatatacatatattaacagcatTAATTAAGATATACAGAGCTTTATGTAcggttatgtttttaaaggttgtacagctcagttcagatcagatttcttgaaaatttctagaaaaattttctttaacattaaattcattcagtaccattgagttcatttttggttctgaataatattttctctatagtgaattaatatttattcacatattaaaactatgttAATTCAGAAAGTACAACTTCCGGCAGTACAGCATATCAGTATACAAATAATAATTGCTATAATTCACAAGAAAGAGATATTTTGACTCCCTTAAGTCTAAAATCAATGGGGGTTCTTGGGTATTAGAGGAGTTCACACCTccacaaaattagatctttacctattgccctgggcagtgtgttatgctgtataaacatatgaaaaattatgggacatttaattattgtataaacaaaagtccatgccaaacatgtataaaatctttttatcattataagacactattttatatttcaaacttggaaaaaaagtaattgagatgtaattgaaaagtaattgaaaatacacaatatttttggaatgtatttaaatacattcaattacttgtaattaaagacagactcaattacaaattacgttcaattactttgaaaaatgtaattaattacactcaattacaaatacttttttcaattaccccatccctgctaTAGACCCTGCGGTTCATGGTACCGAGGTCCCCCTGTACCTGATTCACATTCCCCTGAACCTGCACAAGTTTTCCCCGTATCCGGTCAACAACCCCCTCAAGGATCCGTGGTCTCTCCCAGATCAAGGCATAGAACTGTTCAAACCCCGGTGCATCATGAGACTGGTCCCCCAAAGCTCCCCGAGTCAGCGACTTCTCCTCCTACCCACACCGAGTGACATTAAACTGGGCACTCTCCCCACAGGGCATGGGTGTACTACAAAGTTACAAACACCTGGAGCAAAACTATCTGGAGTACATTCCTGATCCCAACCAATCATCCCAGTCCCTCTTAAAACCCCGACTGCGGCCTAACCCAAGCTGTCAAGACATCTCTCCCGAACCTACCGGTACTTTCTAACAAGGAGAATATAAACTCACAACTGTCTGACATGTAGCGGGTAATCCGCCATACGATGGATCAATTATTATTACACAAAGCAAAACACGCAAGAAAACAAGAAAAGCTAACCTAACTAAGTTACATCTCAAACATTCAAATACAATCCCCCAAAATATCCCGCTAAGCACCCTGCTTGCAGCCCCAATATAGGGTCTCTCCCTAATTGTTACTGTATATCGCTGGTGATGCCGCAGAGAGAAAACTCTACGGGTATTGTATATGATGTTTATTGGCGATTACCGCCACAGATAGAATAGTTAATATATGACATAACAGACACAGCTAGATCATCGCGCGTGTCAGCAAGTTCATGCGGTAGCCAGGCTATCGCCAGGATCACCACACCGCGCGTTAGCGCAGTACTCATTTTGTCTTCAAAGCCTTCGTGTtttaggaccgacgacatccaaaaataagcattcactGCTTAAACTGAACATCTTTAATCATTGTTAATCTgaaagaaaaatgcattttcttcAGATTTCAAAGCAAAATGAAAGGATCGTATGAATGTATAATGCATACTCCCCACTGGATCCGTCTAACAGGAACCATTTGAAAGAACTGCGTCGAAATAAGATGTAAAGTCTGTTCATTGTTTTTGTCGATACAATTACTTATGGACGTCGCCATCTTTGTAATATGATTATTGTACTCTCGTTGTAGATTGGTCGATTAGACCGAGACCTTAAAACTGACCAATGAAATTTGTCGTTTTATAACGTGAAGGAATTTGTCGGCGTCGTATAAACCTTTTTTGCTTTGAAAATGTAAGTAAATCCACAAATATCTCAAACATCCGTATAGTTACCTTACATTTAggcattttattgaaatatttgtttcaaTGTTAACTATTGTGCccttttattttatgtaaatgatatttaGATGTTGCATTTATTGTTGTTGACAGTTAGAATTTCCTCAATAGGGAAAAtacgtaaacaaaaaaaattgttttgacgtAAATAAAACGAAATAGGTGTAAATTTGTAGAGTGTTCTTTCAGTGAcataaattatagaaaatatagtTCAATGTGTTTGAAGGGGTTAACTACAAATCTTTTCACAAGAAGTTGTAGAGCCTAGCTAAGTTTGAGCATACAATGTACTACTAGGAGTAGGGACGTATTTACTACGTCCCTgatactatagtctgtcctaaGTTATTGCTTTCATCGctttttggtgatttttaataaaaatacacatacctgtgaaagaaatacagttgaaatcgttaaaagggaatatatccaagatatcttcattgatcAATTATCCCTTAtttccactcagaaaaattcacaggaacaaaaacagattctttacggagatttataatggggaatgtttacatcttttctccattcggaatacactcggaatacatcgcgcaattttttaacgttatcatccgggcttattaatggctgtttcaatgcaaaatctccgtagactttcaattttggggtGTGTATTGATACCTGAAGTAGTAGAGGgggtgtttcaaaacagataatctggacattttttatattagtggatgaacgtagtttgagctcaaaggtatttactgttattgaaatatcaagcaaaaagtggtggaagcaaaaactcgggacagagtatagttacTACTGATCAAACATGTCCTACTATTACTGTAGAATGTATTTTCTTGCGTTAGCCCTTGATGCCTCTTGTCCTTATTTCTTTTCCTTGAGTTTGTTTGCCCCTAGTCTGTTTGCTATAATTATCATTTGGGaatcaggagaaaacgtacccgggagaaaacgtacccaggagaagaTGTACCCAATCTCTAgggtacattttcttaaaacgtaccctatgaaaatcataattatactaattaatagtttttactatttttaaataattttcaaatgctacttttatgcatatttcaatgcattAAAAACGCGATATCGACTTCTTCATGCAGATACTCATCATTTAGTTCTCCAAATGAGATTGCTataaaaactaattatttaaCAGTTCCGCTTATGGTGGATTAATTGTCGACTAATTAAAATGCTCAGGCCATGTTCGtgtatgttacaaattattgtaCTGTACTGGTATGCATTTAAGAACAACAGCaacaaatgatacaaatgttcatggtatattttattttgtttcatttaagaatatctgtaaaaaacattattattttcatagggtacgttttctcctgggtacgttttctccagcattcaTCATTTGCCCCATGTGCTTACCTTGTAAGCTCCAAACATGTACACAT
This portion of the Magallana gigas chromosome 7, xbMagGiga1.1, whole genome shotgun sequence genome encodes:
- the LOC105321023 gene encoding protein-lysine N-methyltransferase EEF2KMT isoform X2; amino-acid sequence: MATSISNCIDKNNEQTLHLISTQFFQMVPVRRIQWGEKSLCLGNIGIEDQQAVLEATVSSTLCNKYPTSLSYRRAFVKYLIQKLEDSDVELCDEIYELYTDLLQETEEEEDSLCYKSYFLPNKEIVNLQESVHIISQGTTGLSTWQAALHLSEWCFEQESLLKNKNVLELGSGLGFLGVALCKQCKLDSFTFSDFHPQVLFLLMKNIEINFLNEQYSLECPTFLENSECKDRKMLKKIKRQLSVSKELVMEDSCEIMQISYNSMVSSTDTMEREVDEQEVGSEQEEEVSNSNDHFLSSNSHWSPLNNSNVYTLNHSDSIRLMKFNWEFCNQKDLCKIQPDVILAADVVYDKSIIPFLVQVLYQFLSGTFGSWPVAYIASTVRNEDTRDHFLVALGNKGLRYEILDPPSEKIFHYDDIIPIEILRVWHPSNKTL
- the LOC105321023 gene encoding protein-lysine N-methyltransferase EEF2KMT isoform X1 gives rise to the protein MATSISNCIDKNNEQTLHLISTQFFQMVPVRRIQWGEKSLCLGNIGIEDQQAVLEATVSSTLCNKYPTSLSYRRAFVKYLIQKNQYGMFQLEDSDVELCDEIYELYTDLLQETEEEEDSLCYKSYFLPNKEIVNLQESVHIISQGTTGLSTWQAALHLSEWCFEQESLLKNKNVLELGSGLGFLGVALCKQCKLDSFTFSDFHPQVLFLLMKNIEINFLNEQYSLECPTFLENSECKDRKMLKKIKRQLSVSKELVMEDSCEIMQISYNSMVSSTDTMEREVDEQEVGSEQEEEVSNSNDHFLSSNSHWSPLNNSNVYTLNHSDSIRLMKFNWEFCNQKDLCKIQPDVILAADVVYDKSIIPFLVQVLYQFLSGTFGSWPVAYIASTVRNEDTRDHFLVALGNKGLRYEILDPPSEKIFHYDDIIPIEILRVWHPSNKTL